Within the Osmerus mordax isolate fOsmMor3 chromosome 6, fOsmMor3.pri, whole genome shotgun sequence genome, the region CAAAATTACCAATCAATGacaatatattattttataaCATTGCAATAATCctgacaaaaaacaaacatctgttTTGGAGCTCTAGAGCACCATAACATCTCCAACAAGACCTATACGCATCGAACTACACACATTCATCTTCAAAATCTTCACAAACATTAAATATaatcacacacaataaaaacatGTTGTCAAATAAAACAGAATAAGGCCTTGTACTTACCATATGTGGGTCGTAATTCAGTAATCTCAGCCATTTTGAGAATCGGCGCAGGATGCGCCCCTGACAGCCCCGGATAAAAGGAACAGATTAACAAGAATACAAGGCTTCCAAGTGCCTATTTTATATCCATAGAGAACGAGCAACGATCAAATCGTCGACATTAACACAAATATTTCCATAAACAAGCTCCTATATGTTTTTAACCTAGGCCTGTCTTCACTTCACTATTCGTCGATCCCAGCCCGAAGCGCAATGATGCTCTATCTCGGATGTTGCGAGGGAGGCTGCGTGGTGTTGGAGACTGGTACTCACGATGACAGCGGAGGTTTTAGACCCGCCCTCTTGTTCGTAGGAATTTTACGTATTTAAATGTGTTGTTGGATAATGTCAATGAGTCTGTTCTCCTATGCACCTTTTTCCGTTTCTGACCATTTTTGAAGTGCGTTTTTATCCGTAAAAATGTTTTTCTGCGAGCTAGACACACTCCATAACGATGATGGACAAGACATTTACACACCCAGTTTTCCACCAACATTCTAACGAAAAGTCAAGCCAAGACAGCATGAGAAGCCCTACTAAATATTATTGAAAATTGTACATTTTAATAAACAGTCATAGTTATGAGGTGCAGACACCGTTTACAAATCAATGCAAATGTTTAGTAGCACACTATATTTTAAATTAAGCTAAACGAATTACAATCAATAGACAACTGACTTCCAGCAGGTATTTCAGCTGATGATACACTTTTAATCATTTTGCTATCTTTATTATTTGATTTACAAGCACGACACTACACATGTGTACCATGTAAAGGCAATAAGCAAGCAGCTGCACTAAAATAACACtataacataaaaaaataaataacttcAAGGCACATACAGTATAGATGCTTACATTCTGAACTATTTCCCACATTACATAAGGCATTTTTTTCCGAAGGCAAGTCAAGCTAAATGAGATACAAACAGTACAAATAGTACATTTTGTCAACAAACCATTTGGCTTTGGATTTTGAAAGAGCAAGAAGATGGTGCAATCAATTTTCTCACATGCATCTTTCAGTATGTTTCCAACGCCATGTAGTATCTCTCAAATTGCCCACTAGATGTCTCTCTTTTTACATATGATTGTCAATTACAACCTCCCTTAAATCATGGGTTGCCTTTGGTTGTAGCAATGTATTATTTGTTTGCAAACTAGCTCAAAACAGTTTGGGTCTTTAGGCTATCTTTGGAAGTTCACACTATATAGCTCCATATCTGTATTCTATTTATGAGATATATCTATTGATAAATTGTAAGATGTCTTACAGAAATCCATGTCTGAACTTGAACAACAATTGGCCGGGGGAACACCGGGAGTACTAACATCGGTAGATAGAGATAATACATTTAGACATAAAATACCTTGGGCCACAAAACTGTACTTTGCTTTGGAGTGAGTCATAGATTGAGAGAACACCGTGCTCATTCTCCTCAGACTGGCAAGTCAGACTGATTAGATTAATTGTTTTGAAGGTGATTTCATTGTTTATCTGTATAAATGATTCAGCACATTCAACTCAAGGTGGAGAAATGCCATCTAATTCATTCCATGACCGCACCAGTTATTATCATCATCCCTATTGTCACAGCAACTACAGAGCGTTGAACAGACAGATCTAATGGAAGCTCCAGGTCAGCAGCATTCCTTTGACACTCTAAAAACCAGTTAGGCTCTGTGGCACTATAATCAAGGCAGCATTACAGCTCCAAACACAGCACTTATCCTTTTGTCTCCCTGAACAGGGTTGGTCCTCGTTCCAGATATTAAAGCTGCTGGATATTTCTCCACCAGAGGAGAGACTCATCAAAAACTATCATCTTCGTAACCATGTAGAGAAGGGTTTGTGGAGAAAAGTCAAACTGGATGCTTTGCTGACAGTCGTCTCCCCTCGTTTCGCGTCACAGACGCACATCCTTCCCGCTCGCGCGCGAAACCCTCCTCAGTTGATCTGGCCGAGGTCTGCCAGCGGCATGGTGTGGAGCACCTCGTCCAGGAGCTGCAGGGCGCGGTGCAGGTGGACCTCCACCCAGCAGGGGGTGTGCTTGATGCTCTGCCGCGGGTAGTCGGGGCCCCAACCCTTCACGAAGCTCAGCCGCAGGATGCACAGACGCCTGAGGTCGTCCACCCCTATCCCCGCCGCCGCCGAgaggcctgggggagagaggggagagaggggacgatagagcgagcgtgagagagagtgagggaggagaggtgaggcttGCATTGTGACACGACGACGCAGAAACAGGGCTGGAGACACCAAAACGAATGCACAGATGGAGGAAGTCCAATCGAAAAGTGAAAATATCCGAAATCCAGTGCCGGCGTGAGACACCCACAGGCAGAGATGACGTGAAAAAGAAGGAGGCATGgggaagagaagcagagaggacagaggtagagaaaagatagacagatagatagatagagcagAGGGGCCGActggacagagaaacagaggggcGTGACTCACTGACTGCCGGTGCGATCCCGCCCACGCTGCCCGGCCCGGGGATGTTCCCCGCTACTGCAGCCGCCTGAGCTGCAGCCGCAGCCTGGGCCGTGGCCGCCTGCTGCTGCATCTGCCTGTGACACTGACGCAGGTCAAACAcctggggaggggcagaggacaggagggagggagggagggagagggacgtgCGTGCAGTAGAGCAGGACATGGAGAGCGCTGAACATACGATGTAGCGGCCGAGTGAGAGTTTTGTGCGAGTCCCATCTTCAATATATTCAACATATTCAAGTCCTGTATTCGATGCTCAAGTTCTATGTTCACATTTGATTTAAAATGAAAACTGAATTGACGAAATGTAATCTTAATGAGGCTTATTAGCATGGTATTAGtctcaattcaaattcaaaaaaGTTTTCCCCACTGCCACTTTCCAGAACATCAATTCAGTTGGATGACTAGTCTGTGACTTGTCAACTACAGTTATCTCCATCCTTATCTATTCTgtccctcatccctctatcctctgACCTTGATGTATGCCCCGGGGTAGATCTTGTGCACGGCGTCGCCCGGCGCGCGCCCCGCCTCCCTGTCCAGGTAGTAGCTCTGGACAAAAACGGCATGGTCGCTAAGGCAACGCATCCACACGTCGCCCTCACCGCGACACTCCAGCTGGACCCCTTTCCCGATGTGGAGCCTGGAGGTAAACACAGGAAGACAGCTTTAAGTATGTGACATTAAAGAGTATTTGGTACATAGCACAGTATAGGTTTAATATGATATTATCGGTCTTGATAGAGTCTAGAGTCTCTCTAtttactatttacatttacatttagtcatttagcagacgctattatccagagcagggacattccccccaaggcaagtagggtgaagtgccttgcccaaggacacaacgtcatttggcacggccggcaatcgaactggcaaccttcagattactagcccgattccctaaccgctcagccacctgactactatGTTAGTAACAATCACCTCAGTTGCTCATATGTATTTACTATTTCCACTACTTGTACGTCACTTTGGATgaaaacatctgctaaatgactaaaatgtcaaACGTAATGTGAAAAATATGGATAGCTTCACATGTAAACTACTGTAGCGTCTATCACCGATTCAAGTCATTTCAAATCCCTTTCTAACAGGAACGATATGCTACGGTCGTCAACGACTGTGAGTGTCCCTGACCGGCTGGCTGGAGTCCTGACCTGGCCCTCTCGCTGGAGTCGGTGCGGTGCACGTTACTGAGCTGGCCCAGGCAGAAGCGGTCGCCTCCGGACGGGTCCACGTAGCCGTCCACCGTCACCACGGGACAGTTGGCCAGCACCTTGAACATCTCCCCCACCTGGATGTCCATCTCAAAATAGGAGATGGAGCACCAGAACTCCGGGCCTGCAGGACAGCGTGGGGGGGATGATGACGGGAGAACAGCGGTCAGATCATCTTACTTCCATATCTTGACCGTCATACGCCAGGCAGGAGGGTGTCAGTGTGCATGTGCGttatcaagtgtgtgtgtgtgtgttacctggatgGTTGGAGACAGGCTGAGGAAAGGCAGGAGAAGAGTGATGTTGCTGAGACCCTTTGaggaaaaacacaacacactattAGCAGACAACAGACTGGCGTGTTCCTGACAGAATTGAGAAAGGACTACATTTCCCAAGAACATCCAGATACTATGGCTGTGTTAGGTCGTTCCCTCAAGTCAGTGGACATACAGAAGCGGTTGGGGTGGTGCAGTGGCGGTTGCtggtggctccgcccattaTGCTGGGGTCCTACAGGGGTGTAGGAGGCCGTGCTGGTGCCTGTCCAGGTCGCTGTTGGGTCAGAAGGAAGTAGAGAGGGATCGCGTGAGAGGACCACACTCATGGTGTTTTCCAGCTCTCCTAATTTCCTAGGTCCTAGTGCTAAGAATAAATGACAAAACACTGTTAAAAGGGTGACATGATAAATAGGCATAAGACTTAGAGACCTATTCAAACTAACTATTTGATCCACATGGATCCCTATATATATGGAGCCATATAAATCCCTAAAGATGATCAAAGATCCCTGCAAATCACCACTCACTGTGGTAGGAGCCCTGGGTGTGCTGGGGGCCGCCTGTGTAGTCGCTCTGCTGGGTGTGCGGGgtcgggggctggggtgggtggggggtgtgcgGTGTCCGGGAGGGCGGCGGAGGtccgtgtgtgggggtggtggggggcgaTGTGGCGCCTTGGCTTTGGGGGGAGGCGATCTGAAGCaagccctcacctcctcccccgtgcCCGCCCACGGACATGGGCCCGCCCATCATGGAACTGCTGACTGGAGGGGCGAGTGAAGGCGAATGTTGTAAGATGTAGCCAGACTTGGTGATGCAATAGGATTTGGTAAGTACAGGACAGTGGAGTCCGTTAAACAAGTGCCCTCTCACACAATTTGACGTCTCACAGCACTGCGACACCAAACACTCTCTCGGCCTCTTAATCTGTCTCGTTCTTTTTCATTTTGTCCGTCCCAATGTCGTTTTTTCTCACCCTGTTTCGCCGTTTGATCTTTTTGCACGCTCGTCTGTCCCAGTGAACACCCATGAAGTCTTAAGGGGGCGAGCCCTAAGAGTCTCACCTGGCGGAGAGAGGGGCATGCTGGGGTACAGGGTGATGGGCAGGGGGGCGCGGGGCGGTTCCGGGGGCATCTGCAGCGGCGGCAGGGGCTGGCTGTAGCGCTCGGGCTGGGGAGGCATCCTGGGGGGCAGGTCCATCTGGATGCAGTCCTGGATGTACTCCTCTTTTATCAGTCGACCTGGGGGGCctggaaagagggggggaggggggagagggggaggggagagggagccaggcagggagtcagagagattgggaggaagagggagaaaaaaaaagagagaatgagagagacgtTTTTATTAAGATACAGTACCCTCTCTATGTATAATAACTGGCATATGTTTTACTTCTACATTCCACGCTAAAAGCAAAAAGACCAAAAGGAAAATACTCACCTGCATTCTGAATGCTGAGACCAACTTTTGGTTTGTGACCGGCAGACGAGACAGAAGAAAAGGTGGTTAGCTGCATTCCACATGACAACATTGAGGTTTTGGCCAGACTAAACAGTTTAGTCAATACTGTAACTGGCTAGCATACTTTAAACACTGGCTACTTGAAATAAATGCATATTTACTTTCATATCTTTGAATACATCTTGAATTTCCTTGAGAAACAATGGGAATTAATTGGAATCCTAGCTGATATTAGGCAtgtcgtagtgtgtgtgtgtgtgtgctatttcACATGCCTTTgcttgtgaatatgtgtgtgaacGTTCACATTTGTCTGTCACCTTGTAAGAAAGGAAAGAATGAAATAATGTCAATGAAAGCTAAAagctcagagacagagagagctactACACTTTCACAACAAAAATACTATTAACGTGTCTGCCAGGTGTACTTGGaatcctctatgtctctctcttcactgaCCTGACATGACAGGACTGGTAACAGCTATGGAGAAGAGGACTTCTTTTCACCAGTCAAATCATGTCTGATGAGTAGTCATCAAATGAGGCCCTTTTTTCACAGGGGGGAAAGTACACACGGAGCTGGGACGTACCAATACCGGGAGATACCACCCTCTCATAGTGGTAGGGGTTGACGCAGACGTTGTCGTACTTGAGGTCAAAGGCGAACTGGCAGAACTTGACGTGCTTCAATTCGTTCTTGTGGAGATCCGGCCAGCGCCAGAGGCGAGCGTAGATGACGTGGGGGAATCCCTTCCTCCCTGCGACCTAGAGGGACACagacaaggaggggggggggggggggggggggggggggtagagatggtttggtgtgggg harbors:
- the LOC136944179 gene encoding mothers against decapentaplegic homolog 4-like isoform X3, producing the protein MSMVNPPNSNDACLSIVHSLMCHRQGGENEGFAKRAIESLVKKLKEKKDELDSLITAITTNGVHPSKCVTIQRTLDGRLQVAGRKGFPHVIYARLWRWPDLHKNELKHVKFCQFAFDLKYDNVCVNPYHYERVVSPGIVGLSIQNAGPPGRLIKEEYIQDCIQMDLPPRMPPQPERYSQPLPPLQMPPEPPRAPLPITLYPSMPLSPPVSSSMMGGPMSVGGHGGGGEGLLQIASPQSQGATSPPTTPTHGPPPPSRTPHTPHPPQPPTPHTQQSDYTGGPQHTQGSYHTTWTGTSTASYTPVGPQHNGRSHQQPPLHHPNRFWSQQHHSSPAFPQPVSNHPGPEFWCSISYFEMDIQVGEMFKVLANCPVVTVDGYVDPSGGDRFCLGQLSNVHRTDSSERARLHIGKGVQLECRGEGDVWMRCLSDHAVFVQSYYLDREAGRAPGDAVHKIYPGAYIKVFDLRQCHRQMQQQAATAQAAAAAQAAAVAGNIPGPGSVGGIAPAVSLSAAAGIGVDDLRRLCILRLSFVKGWGPDYPRQSIKHTPCWVEVHLHRALQLLDEVLHTMPLADLGQIN
- the LOC136944179 gene encoding mothers against decapentaplegic homolog 4-like isoform X1; this translates as MSMVNPPNSNDACLSIVHSLMCHRQGGENEGFAKRAIESLVKKLKEKKDELDSLITAITTNGVHPSKCVTIQRTLDGRLQVAGRKGFPHVIYARLWRWPDLHKNELKHVKFCQFAFDLKYDNVCVNPYHYERVVSPGIVGLSIQNAGPPGRLIKEEYIQDCIQMDLPPRMPPQPERYSQPLPPLQMPPEPPRAPLPITLYPSMPLSPPVSSSMMGGPMSVGGHGGGGEGLLQIASPQSQGATSPPTTPTHGPPPPSRTPHTPHPPQPPTPHTQQSDYTGGPQHTQGSYHTLGPRKLGELENTMSVVLSRDPSLLPSDPTATWTGTSTASYTPVGPQHNGRSHQQPPLHHPNRFWSQQHHSSPAFPQPVSNHPGPEFWCSISYFEMDIQVGEMFKVLANCPVVTVDGYVDPSGGDRFCLGQLSNVHRTDSSERARLHIGKGVQLECRGEGDVWMRCLSDHAVFVQSYYLDREAGRAPGDAVHKIYPGAYIKVFDLRQCHRQMQQQAATAQAAAAAQAAAVAGNIPGPGSVGGIAPAVSLSAAAGIGVDDLRRLCILRLSFVKGWGPDYPRQSIKHTPCWVEVHLHRALQLLDEVLHTMPLADLGQIN
- the LOC136944179 gene encoding mothers against decapentaplegic homolog 4-like isoform X2 → MSMVNPPNSNDACLSIVHSLMCHRQGGENEGFAKRAIESLVKKLKEKKDELDSLITAITTNGVHPSKCVTIQRTLDGRLQVAGRKGFPHVIYARLWRWPDLHKNELKHVKFCQFAFDLKYDNVCVNPYHYERVVSPGIVGLSIQNAGRLIKEEYIQDCIQMDLPPRMPPQPERYSQPLPPLQMPPEPPRAPLPITLYPSMPLSPPVSSSMMGGPMSVGGHGGGGEGLLQIASPQSQGATSPPTTPTHGPPPPSRTPHTPHPPQPPTPHTQQSDYTGGPQHTQGSYHTLGPRKLGELENTMSVVLSRDPSLLPSDPTATWTGTSTASYTPVGPQHNGRSHQQPPLHHPNRFWSQQHHSSPAFPQPVSNHPGPEFWCSISYFEMDIQVGEMFKVLANCPVVTVDGYVDPSGGDRFCLGQLSNVHRTDSSERARLHIGKGVQLECRGEGDVWMRCLSDHAVFVQSYYLDREAGRAPGDAVHKIYPGAYIKVFDLRQCHRQMQQQAATAQAAAAAQAAAVAGNIPGPGSVGGIAPAVSLSAAAGIGVDDLRRLCILRLSFVKGWGPDYPRQSIKHTPCWVEVHLHRALQLLDEVLHTMPLADLGQIN